A window of Laspinema palackyanum D2c genomic DNA:
AACTTCCAGGCGATTCTGTTAGATGAGTTGGCCGATGGCGTCCAGCAGATTACGGAGGTGTTAAAAAGCCTCATGAAGCAGGGTCAATCTGTAGAATCTCTGCATATTATTTCCCACGGCAGTCCCGGTTGTTTGGGCCTAGGGAAGGTGATGTTATCTCCTGATAATTTAAAGGAATATCAAGGGAGTTTGCAGTCTTGGTCTAAGGCCGTGATTCCCCAAGGCAATCTGTTCCTTTATGGATGTCAAGTTGCCGCCGGAATCGGGGCAGAATTTGTCAGAAATTTGAGTGAATTAACCGGAATTAAGATTGCTGCATCGGTGGATATTACGGGCAGTTCCGAACGGGGAGGCAACTGGGATTTAGCCTTTAGAACCGGAGAAATCACCGCACCCTTGGCATTGAAACCCGAGGCGATGATGGCATATTCGGGAGTCTTGGCAATTCTAACGGTGACCAATGCCAATGATAGTGGGGCGGGGTCTTTAAGAAATGCGATCGCCTCCGCCCAAGCGGGAGATACAATCCTGTTTGACCCCAATCTAGCCAATCAAACCATTACCCTGACTAGCGGTCAGTTATCCATCAATAAAAACCTAATTATTGATGGAACAAATGCTCCCGGCGTGACTATTAGTGGCAATAATGCCAGTCGGGTTTTTGACGTAACCCGAACTCCTAGTTTTGTCCCCGTTGAGGTGACATTTCGTGGCTTAACGATTGCCAATGGTAAAACAACCGCAGCAGGAGAAGAAGGGGCGGGCGCTGGAATTAAAACTGATACCCGAATCTCTTTAACCGTAGAAAATAGTGCCTTTATTAATAACGATGCCTTCTACGGAGGCGGAGGTATTTTTGGGGGATATCAAAGCAAAAATACTGTTTTAAATTCCCGGTTTGAAGGTAATCTGGGAACGGCGGGAACTGAGGAACGCGGCGGCGGTGCAATTTCTATAAAAAGTGAAAGCACTTTAACGGTCAAGGATAGCCATTTTGAGAACAATAAAGGCGTGAATGGGGGAGCCATTAATAGCCTATTCACCATTTTAGATGTCGAAAATTCTACCTTCATTAATAATGAAGCACTTA
This region includes:
- a CDS encoding DUF4347 domain-containing protein gives rise to the protein MTSNIDSVKTQDQGGFPGPKSLVFIDSQVENYQSLLPGVWENFQAILLDELADGVQQITEVLKSLMKQGQSVESLHIISHGSPGCLGLGKVMLSPDNLKEYQGSLQSWSKAVIPQGNLFLYGCQVAAGIGAEFVRNLSELTGIKIAASVDITGSSERGGNWDLAFRTGEITAPLALKPEAMMAYSGVLAILTVTNANDSGAGSLRNAIASAQAGDTILFDPNLANQTITLTSGQLSINKNLIIDGTNAPGVTISGNNASRVFDVTRTPSFVPVEVTFRGLTIANGKTTAAGEEGAGAGIKTDTRISLTVENSAFINNDAFYGGGGIFGGYQSKNTVLNSRFEGNLGTAGTEERGGGAISIKSESTLTVKDSHFENNKGVNGGAINSLFTILDVENSTFINNEALTPSSKTINYGLGGAILTDGATDLAKPDSGTITIRASRFEGNRALDGGGVNLYSYPGDVVSVHDSLFINNEAIQIPAEGGKGGKGGGLRHDNSEFILTNTSFVNNLAHQHGGGLWIDRFTPWNIITNSTFSGNRAENPVTKKGLGGGIFIESPAELVNLTLTDNYAGDYGGGLINNTKANISLANSIFHNNKTGHPSQIWQQSNVQLIDGGNNIQFPDKATLSSVDVNVTANVLIADPLLGPLQEINGFL